A region of the Phoenix dactylifera cultivar Barhee BC4 chromosome 10, palm_55x_up_171113_PBpolish2nd_filt_p, whole genome shotgun sequence genome:
ACTTATTATGGTCACAGGAAGATGTTAAAATAATGAAGGATATAGGCATGGATTCATACCGATTCTCCATTTCTTGGTCAAGGATATTGCCAAGTAAAGCTCTAATTCTATGTTTCATGTCTATAGATATGTGTGCTTCTTCTAGTTGTTAAATTTTATGCATAGCTATGGAGTTTGTTGAACTAAAGTGTAATCTAACCATCTAAGTTGCCAATTATCAATATAGATTTTGGAGCAGATGTCATACTTGCCTCCAAAATTCCATAAAACTTCTTTATGATGAAACTTACTTGAACACCGAGGCAGTATAGCTTGCATCAATTTTATCCATAATTATAAGCATCTTAACCTTGCAGAGGGCAAATTAAAAGATGGAGTAAACCCAGAAGGAATCAAATACTACAATGATCTCATCAACGAGTTAATAAAAAATGGTAATAACAAGTAAGGATAATCTTAGATGTTTTTCATCCTTTTGCAAGTCTCAGCAATTATGTAATACTTCCATGATTATCGTGCAGGAATAAAGCCCTTTGTCACCCTATTTCATTGGGATGTACCACAAGCATTAGAGGATGCATATCAAGGCTTCTTGAGTATTGAGATTGTGTAAGTGTCTAAGTTCACTGACAAGgatttttctattttcatcaTGTCATCACCCAAAGATTATGATCAGAACTAGTATTTTTGGTGGAAATGTGGACAGAACTAATCTTAAATCTAAAGTTCAATAAGGCTATAACTTATATACTCAAAGGGTGAAGATAAAATCGAAATAAATGGGGTAAGATATGTTGGTAATGGTAATAATTACAAATAAGTTATTCTATATAACACAATTTCTagctttaaattttaaaaaagcaAATATTTCTTAACTCATTGTGATAATGTATAGTACAAGAGAATTGATAATGCAATTATTGCATCTGGATATATCTATAAGTGATATCATGTATCATGTTATAGGCTACAGATTTATGATCcgtttttgtattttgatttcCAACTATATATGAACTTGTCTTTAATATGTAAAGGAACCTAATATGTATAtagtatatattattttataaaattattgtgCTGACTTTATGTAGTTCTAATTAATATCACCCAAGTTATTTTTTGGATAAAAGGTTATATAGAAGTTATAATTATTTTGTAGTTCTCTTATGGTACATTTTTTGaacacttcattttttttctctcatttttGTCTTAGGAACGACTTCAAGGATTTTGCAAACATATGCTTTGAAAAATTTGGAGACCGAGTTAAATACTGGATCACTTTAAATGAGCCATGGAGTTTTAGTAGTTTGGGATATTCGCTTGGAGAGCAAGCACCTGGGAGAAGCTCTTTAGGATCTTCAGAGGGTGACTCCATGAAGGAACCATATATTGTTGCTCACCACCTTATTCTTTCTCATGCAACAGCTGCTAGGCTCTACAAAAACCAATTTCAAGTAAGATGAAATTAAATTTTGTGATGATTAATTATTGCATATTACATATGTACTTGCTTTTTAATCGATAGTGTTGTTTTTGAATATacaaaaaatttgaaataaattgTATCCATCAAATAAGTTCTATAAAATGATATAAACTAtttcaaaattataaattatttaactTGTCATATTTACTAGCATTTCCAATCAGCTATTGCATGGGTGATTCTACCTATTGAGAATGAACTCTATTACTTTCttacataaaatatataaacaatTATACATTACTTTTAAATTGATTGGAATCcatcatatttatttaattttcaaTTCATTTTTATTGTCTACATGCAATTTCGAACCTTATTAATACCAACTACGAATTTTATGTTAGGCTGAACAACAAGGTGAAGTAGGAATTACCCTTGTAAGTATGTGGTTTGAGCCATATTCAAAATTGTATCAAGACAAAGAGGCTGCAAATAGAGCCATTGAGTTCATGCTTGGATGGttagtaaaaatataaattatcatcattataatttctataaaaatatattaacatGTACATGGTATACTATTTTTTCTAACTTTCATCTTAATTAATCAAATTTACACAGGTACATGGATCCATTAGTCTATGGAGATTATCCATTCAACATGAGAGCATTGGTTGGGGAGAGGCTTCCTTTCTTTACAAGCGAGCAGTCAGAGATGATTAAAGAATCCTATGATTTTATTGGAATTAACTATTATACTTCTAGATatgcaaaaagtgtttcaatctCACAGAACTATTCACCTACTATTAGCATTAATGACTCATATGCCGAGCAATTTGGTATGTCAATTGATTgactaatttaatgaaaatattttatgtttgcAAGTTTCttctatatttaatttttttattacttttagAAGGTATATATTCTTTCATCATCCAATATGGCTTTCCTTTCAACTCTGAAGTTTGAAtgtaaagacaaaaaaaaacgaaaaattctgatcttttttggttttcttaAAGTTGTTAATCATTTATTTCACTTCTTAGGGTTTAAATACATATACTTTGTACCTATTTTGATTTTCTATGAATAGTATATCAAACCCTCATTGCTACATATGTTAGgtttttgcttgtcttttttcTCAAAAAGTAAGAAAAGCCCCAACCCCTCCTTGCtctatgatttttattaaagaaaataaaatatagaaatatatttttattaaaaaatatagaaataggAAACTATCAAATATTTAGATTATTATGTTGattgaataataataaaattgggATATAACATATTATCAAtagtttcatatttattttcaatATGTATATACTAAATTATGATAAAATGGATGAGTATATGTTCATTTAAGAATTAAGTGCCTCTTTTTTGGACAGAAAACAAGTTCTAAGTTAGGTATTCTTATAGTTTATAAGGAATTACGTTACTTTTTTAGCATattaaatttagtattatggTTATAGGAACTTTCGGAAATGGACATAGTTATGTTTAGAAAATACAGCCATTGAGTTAAAACTGATATCTCAATGATTATATGAAGCTTATCTTGTTAAAATTTGTCACCACTAACATATATTATTACTTGTTCTATTTTTtgagatattttatatatataagatAGGATGCTACTTATTCATGATAATATTTAGAACCTAAAGCTAAAAAATAGTTGATACAATGCTTCttctatgaaaagaataatCATTTGAAGTAATTTGAAAGCCATTTTTTAGCCACTTGTCCAATAattatacttttttttattgcagAAACAAAAGATGATGGTGTTCCTATTGGACAATTGGTAAAATGTCATCTTCTTTTTTTACTTATTATTTTGCCCTGCAAATGAGTTGCACTTGAAATAGTTATACATTCAATCCCAATTTCTTTAATAAATGAAGAAATTCTATCTTCTAATTCACTTAGAATATGCATTGCTAACATGCTATTTTCTATTAAAGGTTTCTCTTACTTGGCATAGCCTGTATTTGGATGATATAATTAGTTAAACTAgtaaatagaaaatgataactCAGATTTTACAAATGGCAACTTAGACTTCGTATGTCTTCGACAAtactattatattttaatttttgacaaTTGTACAAAAGAGTGGAGATCTAATCATTGATGACACATCACTAAGCTATCtatcgagaaaaaaaaatatcgcTAAACTATGGAACTATAAACTTTCAAGTCTAAATCTTATATTTAACTCATATAATGTcgctacataattttttttctaaagtgaagaaatttatttttctccttCAAAGGCTAATGGAGAAATATAGATAAAAGACCAAGATATCTATATAGTTTTTATTGATTTAAAGAAAGCATATAATAGAGTTCCTAGAGAAGTCTTATGATGAGTGttagagaataaaaaaaaatgttatataTTTTAATGTGATCAAGGGTATGCATGATAGAGTGGTTACTAGTGTGAGAGCTATTGATGGTAATACTAACAAGCTTCTAGGTTTACACCAAAAATCTACTTTAAGGTCTTACCCTTTTGCGCAAGTTATAAATAAGTTTACTAAGTATATTTAGGGTAATATTCTTTGGTGCATGCTATTTGTAGATGATATGACCTTGGTGAGTGAAGCTAAGGTCATGATGAATCATAAGTTGGAATGATGGAGAAGTGTAATTAGAATccaataattttagattaagtaGAAGCAATATGGAATACACTGACTACAATTAAATTAGTAAAATTCAAATAAAGATGAAAGTAAAAATTGAGGATCATGAAGTTTCCACGAATgatcattatttttttggtagCTAAGATCGATTGTTCTCTAGAAAGGGGAGATTGAAGAGAATGACATCCATAGAACTAAAGCAAGTTTGGATAAAATGGAAAAGTTATTTGGAAAATTATATTGTCATAGGATATCTGCCAAGttggaaaaaaattatagaataaCTGTATGACTAGCTATGCTTTATGGAATAGAATATTGGGCAATTAAAACTAATATGTGAACAAGATGAATGTCGTTGAAACAAAAATATTGAGAGAGACATCTAgtcatacaaaaaaaataaaaagaataagaaataaAGTTATTCATAAAAAGATAAAGGTACCATCAATTAAGGACAAATTGAGAGCAGGATAATTTAGATAGTTTGGACACATATAATAATATAAGCCAAGGGATGAACCAGTATAACAGagtgattatatatatatatatatatatatatatatatatatatatatatatatatatatatatataaggaaaGAGGGAGAAAGGTAGATCAAAAATTACATAGGATGAAGTAGTAAGAAAGAATTTGACTTCTCAACATCATTACAAAAATATAGTCTTAAACTGAGCAGAATGGAGAAATAGAATTCATGTAGCAACCTCAACTAATTTAGGATAAAGGTTTAGTTAAGTTTAGTTGAATGGAATAGAAACACAATTCATATAAAGGATAAAACAATAACATGAAAGTATTAGGGGCCAAGGTACATATTCAATTTAGTACTCGAAATGATAGTTGATATGGAGAAAATGACTCCATAGATCAACattttgtaatttttctattgctagttgtagagtaaattgtatatatatatatatatatatggtaatgtcaatttatgtaattaaattaaataaaggGATCCAAAAAGGAACTAACTTACTTTTTAACTTATAAAGTACAATTTATTTACTAATGCTAAAGTAATGATAGTTTCTTATCAAACCAatattcataaaaataaaaggtATAATGTCTCGAATCTTTGATGATCATTTTGAAATAATAGAAAGTGGATACGTTTTGAATCAATATATACACGAATGTTGATAGTTTGTCATTTGATTTAtatatactccatatattgTAAATTGAAGGTAGCCATAACTTAGGAAAACTGCATACTCCCTTTGCTCTTATAAAAATTCATCTTTTAAATCCTTAAATATTTTACTTGCATGTAACATTATATTTATTTCTcattattaaggatataatcaTTTAATATTATTTGTATGACCAAGATTTCATCTAATGCACTTTCCTTCTTGCAGGATGGTACATGGATATATGTCTACCCTCATGGAataaaaaatcttttattataTACAAAAAGGAGATATAAAGACCCAAAAATATACATCACTGAAAATGGTTGGTAATTTTACAATGCAAATATGGTTAAATATAAGGGCATATGAttgggaaaaaaataattaaagttgTTTTTGTTGCATGTGTTATACTTTTTAGTTTGCAAAACAAAATCTTTTGTCAAaagaaactaaaataaaaattataggtAAATCTATGATTAACCTATTGCGAATTTTTAAGTTGCTGTAGAGTACATTTTATGTAGAACTACAAAACATTGTCTTTCATTGCATATTTTTGAAAtacttataaataaatagaatcaTCAGATCAAAGTTACGAAAACTTTAGATAGATTTGGAATATGAAATGATATTCTTCCTTGACTCCTCGATGGAGCATAAGCCTCTTATCTCTACTATTTTTcttattgttataaataaaactctctTTTTACAGGTACTTGTGAACTAGACAATTCAATTCTAACATTGAAACAAGCACGTGATGATCCACATAGAATCAATTACCTCTCCATCCATCTTGCTCAAATTCGTGAAGCCATACAGTAAGTCAACATATCTTAGATGTGACTTCACTATAAGCTTGGTGAAATTGTAGTGATCTCATGCATGATATTTCTATGAACTATTGTTTTCATAAATATACAAACTTTAACAAACAAAAGATGGTTAATATATATAGTATGTACATCCAAGAATAATATAATTATACTTATTAATAAGCCTTCAACATATATAGAATAACAATActatctttttttcttgatatGTAGGACCAAAAGGATTTACAAAGTTTAGCTAAACCACCATAAAATAATGCCAAGGGCTACTATGCAATTGGTATTCCTGATTAGTATAAGAGAAGCTATTGCATACATCCTTGTGATACAAATTACTTGTACAATAGATATTAAGGTAATTAGACTTGTGTAGACATGTGTTGAGCCCAGCCTATTATACAAGTAATTTATATCATAAGCCAATAGAAAAACTACAAGTAATTGATATCGAGTTCATTTATATCCAAAGTTACtcttggatatttataaatataggtCTAGCCCAGCCTGCAATTttatgattttgctggttgtactgGCCCAGCCTACAAATTccataggattttcagtccattCATATGTAGCCACGATGGAGACTGGAAAATGGAAAAAAGGTGATCATATAGGGGAGGGTTTTCCATATCTTTTTCAAGTGATTCCTTGTTGATTCCATCAGATACAtatcaatttcttttcaatgGATCTAGAATAGATAGATATCTTGTCTCATCAATAGAAAGAAATGGGAGATTTATCCTATTTTTGAAAGATTTCCTCTTCTCTATCCATTCCTACTCTATCGATCTTTCTGAACAGATCGGCCCATCTATTAATCGATTTGAAAATAACATTCATCTCACTTTTCGTTCATTTCCACCATACCATAATCGCCGCCACAATAAGAAAGAAACAAGCAAAACAGTTAGAAACGCGCATTTCGCCATGCCCAACATTTCTTATTTACAGAAACACCAACAAAATGTTTCGATTAGGACTTCGTAGAGCTGGTGTTGTTGTCTCTGCGTAGGGCCATCCCCCACTCCCGTACCAGGGCACTAAAGGGTTTTACTTTTGAAACAGGCGGCTGTGTTTTGCTGACATGCTTTGGTCTTGCTTGTGTGCCCATAGCTCAAAATAGGTAACCCAATGGCCGCTGCCTATAGTTGTTTTACATCAGACTATTAGAATTTAATCATATAAGTAATTCAATAGTATCTTCTACTGCTTGAATCTTAATCCTATATTGCAAAAGAAGTGTAGAGTATACTGCACAATATGATGTGATTACCAGCATAAGTTATCGCCTGTGAACTTTGGTCCATGAAGACTAGCATACATACTTTTTTTCCTACAAACAGAATGAGGTTCTAGATTATGACTAGTGCTCATTGTTCAGATtttgagatttttttaaaataagaaaATCATACATAAAATAAATTCATTTAAGTTAATAATCATTTTGCTGTAGAATTTCACTTTATTTGATTCTCTAACCATTATCTCTTTATTAATTGTAGAGAGGGAGTCCTTGTGAAAGGATACTTTGCTTGGTCTCTTACGGACAATTTTGAATGGGACAAAGGCTACACCCAACGATTTGGGCTAACATATATCGATTATGATGATGACCTCAAGCGCTATCCAAAAAAGTCGGCCGAATGGTTCACTAGGTTCCTTACTTCCTAAACTGCGTCTCATTAAAACCGTCCAGCTTCTATGGGCTGCCTCTAGTTGGGTTTCTTTCTACAATTGGTTCATGTTTTAGTGAAGATTAACTTCCCGTAGTAGTGGTGTGCTGAAATAAAAGAGTAGCGTTTAAACGTTTATGAGATTTGTTCGTCACTTTTATGCAATGCATACTACTCCCTTGATGGTAGATTATCTGCAATTGTTTGCTATTTTTTACGAATTCCTCGACATATAAAACTCTGATTGCATAAGTAGCATGTAAACAAAAGAAATCCACCAAGAATGGTCCATAtagagagagtttttttttttattaaccaTTTAAGGACATCAATGTATGCTGCTAGACTTGGTCCAAAATTACAACGATTAACATACATTATTGGCAAAGATGTCCATGAGCCTTGAGCTATGCAAGATAAGATTTTAGAGACAGCCAAGTTTAAGCAAGCAAAAATGTGCTGCATGACTTCTGTATCAAATTATGTTACGATGCGAGGCTAAAGTGATGGCACTTGAGATAGAAATCATTGTAAAATAATGGCTGGAAACTGATTATGTCAATTCATTATAACGTCAAGGCTCAACATGTTGTGTTGATGGCTCAGTCGGTTGatcaacccaaaaaaaaaaaaatctgaacctAGATGTTTTGTAATCACATTGAAATGTTATGCTCAAGTTCAACTTAATGCTTTTTATGGACCGCCAAGCGAAAACAAATCCTCCAAAATCTGATCTGTACAAGATtgctaaaatttggatgattggtAGATTTTGACAGACCCAGATAAAAACTTAGTGAAGATTCCCCTTTTCAGCTAAAAGCAATCCTTTTATAATATACCTACCGATACATTTTAAGTTGCCTTATTGCCAAGGCCTGTTGATATCAATCATCATTAAAGTTTGACTAATAAATCAAGACACATAGAGGCAACAATTTAAATACAATATATCACTAAAGTTTGACCACAAGCCGCAGAGTGCGCTGTTTGTACCTAGTGTCTTCATGTAAAAGATTTTAGTTTAAACATCTGTATCCCTTTAAAAAACTAATATGCAATACATATGGGATCCAGGTGTTATTTGACGGGGGGGCATACAACAGAAGTCATTTATCACTGCCACAGATGTGACAACTGCCCCcgcttcttcccttttttttggatACAGTACTAATATTATCGTAATTAAATGGAAGCAAGAAACACACAGAAAAAATGTCACGAGACATACAATTACAACTTCGAGTTTATTTTTAAGGTTGCAAGCCTCACTAAATCCTTCCTCAAGATCTTACCTGCAGCATTCTTTCCTATTGAATTCACAAACAAAACATGATGGATCCTTTTGTATGGTGCAACCTGCAccatcaagaaaaaagaagcaAGTTATTGTGAAACCTCAAGCCATTAAAGAGAGAACCAGACGACAAGCTGGATTTTTCTCCCTCGAATATACTTAAAATTATGAAGATGATCGAGAAAGAAATACCTGTTGAGCCACAAATTCCATGAGTTGGGACTCACTGACAGTGCTATCGAGCAGTCTGACAACAAAAGCCACGGGCACCTGACCTGCTTCTTCATTAGGGTATCTGCCACAGCAACAAATATACCTTGCATGTTGGTATGTAAAGCAACTGCTAAAATAATATGGACCCCTTTATCATGGCTGTGAATGTAGCCTGTCTAATTTATCATTTTTCTTCTACATTTTTGCTATGGAGATGATAGATTACTCACGGAACCACAGCAGCTTCGATGATATTTGGATGTGTTTGAAGCAAGTGCTCTAGTTCTGCAGGAGGGACCTGGACCATACAACTAGCATGAAGAAACTTGGTTTGTCCGATGTATATTGCAATAAATTTATACTTGTTTAAAATTTTGCATGACAGTTAAATAAGCTGTAACGAGGATACGCATGTGATAGCAGAAGGTAGTTTAATAACATAATAAGTATCTAGCGCACATTGAAAAATTCTTTCGCGATGATGCTAACAAAATATTTGAGATATCCAATTAAGGATAAATCATAGGGAGGCCACGAGTACCAGTCAGATATATTTGGTAAATCTCATCCAAGGTTGGCCGCATCAGTATCGAGATCTGTTCCGGTCGGCGTCCGGTATGGATCGGTATTAGTTCGAACTGAGCTGAACTGGACAGAACCGGACCCCCTAGGGGCCAGAGCCAATCAGGTTCTAGCCCTCTAAGGGCCGGAACCGTTTTCTACTTCTGAACCAATCTGGTCAGAGACTGGATCGGCTCGGTTCAGCTTTTCTTGATCCCATCAGACACAATGCATCCATTCCACATGAGACCTAAATGATAGAAAGTCAAGGAATTGCATGACAAgactttgaatttttgaatccaTAGTACTGTCAGTTTGAAAGTAGTTTGAAAACACAAAGTAGCAGCCGAATGACTACTTGCAACACAAGAAGTTTGCCGGTGTTGAACTACTCAGATGCTGTTGCACTTTAAGAATTCAATGCACAGgacatcattaaaatctgaatcaAATTAGTGGCACCTTGAAAGCATGTGCTATCTATGCTGATGGCTGTACATTGAAGAATATCTAGATTTTCAAGCATAGTATAAAAGAGATGGAAAAGGCAAAATATCACACCATGGATTTGgctcagaaaaaagaaaaagttctgCTTCttattgtcacgccccgaacccaacacccgggtccggtacgcgaccggccgcatgagccctagagcagtgccctaaagatcatgcaaggcctatgtttaacaaaattccaataaatccacgattaatttaataattcaaatagacaagtccgacatatccaaataaacaaattagttcaattacaagatcttcaaatattcatcgacatcaaagaaggacaaacaaactaactagctaatgactctgatacttgcactctgcgcccatcccatccaaatctaagcatcctgcaactctgataaaaagaaagaagaaaagggggtgagctttacagcccagtaagaatccctacacatccacaccaacacaataataataaaaatctgaaaaccacgacaagtcaaagcacatatcatgaagtcataaaccggctatcaaagctcaaataATCGATACCAGTATGtacatcaatcatcaataaaagtccagccacacaagaaatatatagcatatgatagctcataaacatgtattatagtttcaatgtcttttcttcaacttgatccggtttaattatctttccgactttgggtcaaatctcggtcacatttctcagcctgtggtggggcaaccaaattatcacattttcagcctgtggcggggcctgcacattatagttccacatttctagcctgtgatggggcctgccaaagtatcacattttcagcctgtggcggggcctgcacattatagttccacatttctagcctgtgagggggcctaccaaaatatcacattttcagcctgtggcggggcctgcacattatagttccacatttctagcctgtgagggggcctaccaaaataccacattttcagcctgtgacggggcctgccataataacaagataaacccaaagtTCCTTTTCATATAATCCAGTTTACATCTACACATccattttctttatatttatttccggctttaaactaaccacggtcacgtttccagcccgtgacggggcaaccaatatcacatagttagtttagagcaccacatccatcagtccaattatgtaggtgtaagttatgcgcatgcatgcatctatcattataccaatcacaagcaaagacgatcaaaatacaatttaa
Encoded here:
- the LOC113461500 gene encoding furostanol glycoside 26-O-beta-glucosidase-like: MVKVEGAWNEGGKGPSIWDTFTHNNKDKIQNKSTGDIATDSYHRFKEDVKIMKDIGMDSYRFSISWSRILPKGKLKDGVNPEGIKYYNDLINELIKNGIKPFVTLFHWDVPQALEDAYQGFLSIEIVNDFKDFANICFEKFGDRVKYWITLNEPWSFSSLGYSLGEQAPGRSSLGSSEGDSMKEPYIVAHHLILSHATAARLYKNQFQAEQQGEVGITLVSMWFEPYSKLYQDKEAANRAIEFMLGWYMDPLVYGDYPFNMRALVGERLPFFTSEQSEMIKESYDFIGINYYTSRYAKSVSISQNYSPTISINDSYAEQFETKDDGVPIGQLDGTWIYVYPHGIKNLLLYTKRRYKDPKIYITENGTCELDNSILTLKQARDDPHRINYLSIHLAQIREAIQEGVLVKGYFAWSLTDNFEWDKGYTQRFGLTYIDYDDDLKRYPKKSAEWFTRFLTS